The Desulfitobacterium chlororespirans DSM 11544 sequence CGCCGTTGTCAATGTGGCCCAAGTTGTCGCCTCCATCGGTGCCGGGGTTCTGATCGGGCGCAAGCTGAAATACAAAACGGCAGGCATCATCTCTCTGCTTCTCTTTACGGTGGCCGGCGGCTTCCCCTTCCTGATGGGAGACGGCCTTTCCTTTGGAACCCTGTTGGCCAGCCGCTGCCTGTTTGGTCTGGGGCTGGGCGCTTTCTCTCCCATTGTCAATTCCACCATTGCCTACCTCTTTGACAAGGAAAACACCCGGGCTTTCATGATGGGAGCTAAAGACGTCTTTTTCAGCCTCGGCGCCACCATCGGCAACATTATCGCCGGGATTCTCTGCCTGATCAGCTGGCAAACCACCTATGTCTTTTATCTTTTCGGGATTATCCCCTTGGTTTTCTTCGTGATCTTCTACAAAGAACCTGAATTCGTCCAGGAAGCCCAAAAGGAAAAAATCAAGATCCCCAAGACTGCTTTTTATTACCTCTTTCTCCTCCTCGTGGTGATGCTTCTCACTCAGTTCTGCTGGAATTATATTGCCTTTATTCTTACGGATATGGGCTATTCCAGCGCCGTCATCGGAACGATTGTCACCTGCTTTACTGTGGGAGCGGTCTTGGGGGGTGTCGCGTATGGTTTCTGCTATCGTTTCTTCAAGAACTATATTCTTTTTGTGGCCATGATCATGGTTTCCCTCAGTTTTATGATTATTTATGGGGCCAGCTCCTCTGTTTCCACCTCCCTCTTGTTTGTTTTCGGCATCGGCTTTTTTCTCTCCGGCTTTGCCAGCGTTATGTTCACGGCGGGCATCCCCATGAGCCTGTCCCTGACCGTGCCGGCCTCGGCCATTGCCGCGGCAATGGGGCTGTTCTTCGCCTTTCAGAACTTCGGCAGCTTCCTGGCTTCGCCGGTGGGCCAGCTCTTCTTCAAGATTGTGGGCGAAGATGCGCCTATGAACACGATTTTTCTCTTCGGGCTGGTGGTGGCGCTGCTCTTTACGGTTATCGTCTTCATCACCAGCACACGGGACGCTAAATTGGCCAAAGACCAAAAGCAAGAGCTGAATTCCCTGTGAAATTTATTAGGAGAAATCTGTTAGGATACTACCAGGCAGCGGCCGGCCCCAAGGCAGCCGCTGCCCAATGAAGGGAGGAATTCGCTTGGCTTCACTATCCTTGGTTCAGGAAACCCAGCAAAATCTCTGGGATGCGACAAATTTCCGGGAACCCCAAAAAGTACCGGTGGGTATGGAATTTACTTACTGGCCCTTTGCCTACGCCGGTGTAACCTATCAAGAGGTTGCTCACGATCCCCGGCTCACTGCCCAAAGCTATCTGCGTTTCTTGGATGATATCCACCTTGACTACACCTGGGGAATGGCATCCCTGCCCAATCCCTACAAAGCGTTTCAGGCTCTTGGTTCCCATTCTTTTTACCTGGCCAATGATCAGACCACAGTGGCACACAACCAGACAGCTGACGTCTATATGAAAGATGACGAATATGATGAATTCTGCAAAGATCCCTATTATTATATTAATGAGATTTTACTGAAAAGGAAGCTGCCCAAGCTTGACCAAGAGCGCAAAGAAGATGCCTATGAGGCCCTTCGTCAAGGCATGCTGGAATTCCGGCAGTTTGACCTGACCAACGAATTGATCTTGCAGGGATTGGCTGCAAGATCCGTCTATACCCTGGTCAATGTTCCTCTCGTTTTCAACTCTCCTCTAAAGCTTCTTTTCGACAAAGTCAGAGGAATGAAAGACACTCTGATTGACTTACGCCGACGGCCCGATCAGGTCAGAGCGGCTTGTGCCCAACTCCTGGCAGCAGATAAGGCGGCACTTCCCCTGAAGCCTGAAGATCTGGCCAGGATGCCGGGGCTTAAGGTGGGACTGACCGGGTATCATGTGGAGTGTTTCCTGAGCGGAAAGCAATTCGATGAATTCTTCATGAAGCCCTTTTTGGAAGTATACGAACCTTATATGCAGGCCGGCCTGAAGTTCTTCCTCAAAGGTGAAGGCAAGTTCCTCAATACCATCGAAAGGTACCGACAAACACCCAAGGGCAGCATGATTATTATGCTGGAGGAAGATGATCCTTTCGAGGTCCACAAACTGGTGGGTGACTGGTGCACACTGGCCACGGGTATAAGCGCCAGCCTTTTAAAGTACGGAACCAAGCAGCAGTGCATCGATTATGTCAAAAAGTGCTACGATACCTTTGCCCCGGGCGGCGGATTTATCTTCATGCAGGACAGACCCCTTCTCAGTGCCAATGATGCCAACCCGGAGAATATTATTGCCGTTTATGAATTCGCCAACGAATATGGAAAAAAATAAGAAGGGATGGGATATCCGTGGCTGCAGAAAAGTATACCGTCGCCGAATTATTTGCCCTGCTGCAAGCTGATGATTCCTGGGAAAAGCACCCAGACAAAAGAGCGCAATGGATAGAAGGTTTTAAAATGTCGCTAAACGTTTGGTATTGTTAGCAATAGGGGCAGGCTTTTGCTGTAAAACAACGAACCGGCAGACTGCTGAATCCATGTCGGCCGGTTCGTTGCTCTGTTTAATCTGATTTAAAGCAATGGAGGTATATGCCCTCACACTATTCTTGGTAGGCCATTCACAACTTAAGGTCGGAAAAGGTTGTCTTTTCCGATATATCTAAAAAAGGGGCGAATCATGATGAACTTAGCTGTGCAAAGTGATGAGGAACTGTTGGCGGCTTATGCGGCAATATTATCACGACTGAAAGAACTGATCAAAGAAGACCTGATGGTAATAATAACCGACAACACCCATATTCTATATTTTTATCCCGGATACAAACTGAATGGGTCCCATATGCAGCTGGTCGGCCTCGAATTACCTGCGGACGATGATCTGGGCCGGTGTGTCAGAACCGGAGAATCCAATACGGAGTTGCGCCCCAAAGAAGCCTTTGGTGTTCCTTTCTTGGCCATGACCACCCCCATTCAAAACAGCCGGGGGGAAATAATCGGCTGTGTATCGATTGGGCGGAGTATGGAAAAAGAGGCCAATCTGGAGGAAGCATCACAAAGCCTGGCTGCCAGCCTCCAGGAGGTGAATGCCGGCCTGGAGGAGATCGCCTCCGGTTCCCAGATACTTTCGTCTAAAATTAACAGCGTGGTACGCTCGGCCAATGACTCTGCGGTAAAAATTAAAGAAGTCAATCAGGTCATCCGTGCCATTGCCGATGTATCCGCCCATTCCAACCTGCTGGGTTTAAACGCCGCCATTGAAGCCGCCCGCGCCGGAGAGCAAGGGCGGGGCTTCGCCGTTGTGGCGGAGGAGATGCGGACCCTTGCTGCTCAAAGCAAAGATTCGGCGAAAATGGTTACAGAAATACTCACCCAGATGAAGGATTCCATCGAGAGCATCCTTTGGGAAGTTGATCAAATCAACGGTATTGCCGGAAATCAAGCGGCCTCTACCCAAGAGATTACAGCGGCCCTGGAGGAAATAAGCGACAATTCTCAAGCTTTAGTAGAACACGCTAAGATTAAGATCGAGAAGCACTGAGGCCGCTCCTATGCTTAGGCCAGATTATATCGTTTAATCTTGCGGTAGACTGTTGATTTGCTTACCCCTAATATTTCAGCCACTAAGGGAATGTCGTGATTGAATTCTTTCAGCACTTTTTCCAGCATGACTTTCTCCACTTGATGAATGGTGCCATAAGCCTCCGCTTTTTCAGTATCCATTGCCTCTCCCGGCGCAAAGGAGGGCGGAGATGACTGGAGGACAATATTGGGGATATGTTCCGGCAGGAGAACCTTGCTGTTCCGGCTTTTGGCTATGGTCATCATATATAGGATGACATTCTCCAGTTGCCGCACGTTGCCTGGCCAATCGTATTCCTCCAGGATCCGGAGGGCTTCATGGGAAATAGACAGTGCTTCCGGATTGTTTTGCCCGCAGCTGTCCATAAAATAAGAGACAAACAGCTTGATATCCCCTTTGCGGTCCCGTAAGGGCGGGATATTGATGGGAAACATGGAGATTCTGTAGAAGAGGTCGGGACGAAACTGGCCGCTCTCCATCAGATCCTTAAGGTTGCGGTTGGTGGCCGTGATCAAATTGAATTCAATCTGATGGGAGACATGATCACCGATCCGCGTGACCTGCTTATCCTGGAGAACGCGCAATAGAACCGCTTGCAGTTCATAGGGCATATCGCCGATTTCATCCAAAAATAAGGTACCCCCATCAGCCATTTCGATTTTTCCCTTGCGCCCTTTCCTGTCGCCGCCGGTAAAAGAGCCGGAAGCATAGCCAAACAATTCACTGCTGATCAGCTCACGAGGAATTGCCGCACAGTTGATGGCCACAAAGGGCCCTTTTCGATCCTGACAGTTGTGAATGGCCTTGGCAAACAATTCTTTGCCGGTACCGCTTTCCCCGGTCAGCAGAATATTGCCATTGGAGTTGGCGAAGCACACAGCCTGATCAATGGCGTTGCGGAAAGCATAGCTCTCGCCAATCAAGCTGTTGAAACAATCGGCAGACGGTAAGTATTTGCCCGGAGCCGCAGTTTGGCCGGACTCTTGGGCATTGGCAAAAAGCAGAATCGAACAGGACCTGCCCGCCGCTTCAAAAGGCCTGATCTGAACAGAATAAAGCCCGGTGGTCGGCGGGGAACCAATCACTTCGCTGATGATCCCTTGTGCCTGAGTTTGGATAAGAGGAAGGAGTTGGGAATTGGCGGGAAGATACCTTCTGATATTGCCGGCTTGACCATCGGTGGGCAGGGTCGGAAAAAAGCGGCGGCCCGCCGGATTAATGCCCATGATCATTCCTGCCGGGTCAACGACAATAATGGGCGGATCGCTGGTCAGGTCGGGGCAAGGGATTTCTTCCCGGGCAACAAGAACGGCTCTCTCCGCAGGGGGGCGGATACTGGTCTGAATCCGGTGTGCCAATAACAGCACTTGAGTCAGGATGGTGGACACTTTCTCCGCAGCATCCTTTTCCCAGGGAATTCCCGTTTCCCGATAAGCCAGGGTAATAATGGCATCGAGATTGCCCTTAGCGTCAAAAATCGGGGCGGAAGCACTGTTGATATTGAGATCGCTCTCCAAATAATGCTCGGGCCCCAGCAATACTGCCGGACACATGGAACGTTTACAGAGCAGGTGGGACGTCAGGCCGCTCTTGCGGATTTCTCTGGGTTCATTGCTAAAAAGAAACTCCTGAACAAAATAAGACTCGATACCGCTTGCTGTCTTTTGAAAAAAGAAAGTTCCCTGCCGGTCGTGAATGTTCATAAAGATGGGAATCTTATTGAAATCCCCGAGATCATGAATGGTGGGAAAGACAATCTGGGCAAAGGGCATGAGATTTTCGTTTCTCAGCATATCCTCCTCTGGATCATGGGTCTTATCTGATGGCCGTAAGCCCAGCTTGTAGGATTCGATCCAAATTTTTTTGATCTCGGTGCGCGGATATTCAGAGGTCATTACGGCATCGAGGTCTCCGTCCAGCAGGGACTTCTTACAGCGAACGGTAGCCTCCCAACGGTCTTTGGTCATCGGCCGGTTGTCCACATCCCACAGAGGCGCTTGCTGAAAATTGGGAACGATCATTTGGTTCAATACGTCATCGAATTTTTTTAGATTAAACGACTTCGCTTGCATAAGTTTCCCTCCCAAAGCAATTTGAGGTCAGATACTGATTTAGCCAGGAGCACTGTTCCTTGTGAATAAAAATTTTTGATCAATATCATTCTACCATTTTTCGATAGGAATCACATGACATAAATCCCAGATTCATTGAACCTGTCGGCAGCATGCCATCTGCAGCATATGAGAAGCATGTGAGGCCGCTCACTAACTTGCGAAGGAGGATTACTCAATGAACTCTCAACCCAACAAGACATTAGGACCCCTTGTGGCCATCATGTCGATGTTCATCTTTATCCCGGATTTCTTCATCATCTCAAGCATTCTCAGCAAAATCTCCGAATCTTATCCCCACATTTCCATGGCCGGTATTACCTATTTGCTCACCTCGGTCAGTCTGGCCCAGATGGCCGGGGCCCTGGTAACGGGGGTGGTGCTGGGGCGCAGGCTTTCCTTCCGGGGGCTGTCCCTCATTGCCATTGGGATCTACGTGATCTTCGGGGGAATGCCTTTCTTCTTCTCTATGTCTTTCGGGGCGCTGATGTTTACCCGGGTTGTCTTTGGCTTGGGTCTGGGCTGCTGGCTTCCCATCTGCCAGTCCTATATTGCCAAAATGTACGACGATGAAGCTAAGCGGGCCGATATCCTCGGTCTTGGCATGGCCCTCTTCAATGTGGGGCTGATCGTCGGCATTATGGCCGGAGGTATCCTGGGCGCATTGAATTGGCGTTATACCTTCGCCTTTTATCTCCTCGGCAGTATTTCCTTTGTTTTAGTAGCCCTCTTTATGAAAGAACCGGTCAATGAAGCGGCAGGCCAAAAAGCAAAGCTGCACATCCCCAAGGAAGCTTTCGGAATTATGGGCTTTTTCGTATTGGCTCAGTTGATCTTTGGGGTGTTTTCTTCTTATATCAGTTATGTGGTAGCGGAAATCCAAGGTACACCCATTCTGGCCAGCACCATGATGACCGCCTTCAGCATCGCCTGCATTGTGATCGCTCTCTGCTTCGGCCCATTGTACCGCCTGGTCAAGCAGTATATCCTCCTGCTTGCTTCAGCCCTTGTGGTCATCAGCTATGCCCTGCTTTATCTTGGCGGCCTTTCCGCTTCTATTCCCTTGTTATTTTTAGGGGCGGTGTGCTGCGGGCTGGCTACGAACATGTGCAGCACGGGGGTTGCTATGATGTTAAGCATCGCGGTGCCCCAGGCTGCTGTCGCCGCTGCCATGAGTGCCTCTATCATTTGTATGAATGTGGGAACCTTTCTCACCAGCCCTTTTCTGCAAATCATCTCCATAGCTGCCGGTGAGGGCGCTCCCGCCTATACAGCCTATCTGGCCGCCCTTCTGCTGGCCGTCGTCCTCCTGATCGTCGCGGTTCCTTTCAGCACCAAACTCAGACGGGCTGCCAAAGCCAAGGAAACTACGCCCGCTGCTTAAAGGTCTTTAAAAAGCAGAAACTTTCATTCAAGTAAAGAATAGACAAGGAGAAAAAATCGCCTTGTCTATTCTCTGTTTTTAGCCTTTGTTTTTAGTCCTTATTCTCGGCCTTTGACTCCGGCTCTTTCTCCAACTCCGTTTTGCATTTGATGCATTTCTTGCTTATGGCGGGATTAAGGGCACCGCATTGGGGGCATTTCACCGGTTTTTGAGCACTGGGTGGTCTAAAACACATTGTCTAATTCCTCCTCGTGATTATTATAAAAAATTTGTCATTCTATGTAATAATGCAAATTTCATGCCACCCAGGCCTTTCAGATTATCGGAAGGCTCAGTTGTTTCAAGTCATCAGGAAATGCCTCTTTTCACTGTATTCTAAAGCTAAAGGATTACAAGCTATGCCCCTGTGAGCTATCCAGCTTTCTCATTCTATCTCATTGCTGCAACAGCCTTTTCGCATAGTGAAAAACCTATGGGCTGAATGTTAACATATTACGTCCCATTGAGGGAATCATGTGATTAATTTGCTCCCTTCCTACTGGAAACGAAGGATTTTGTTGACATTTGTCGAATATTGCGAATCACTAGGATTTTTAACAGAGAAAAATATAGGGGGGACAAGCAGATGAAATGGGTGGAAAATATAAAAACCGTTTACAAGTTGGGGATTCTTGTCATCATTGCCTTCTTTTCCTTAGGTTCCGTCGGATTTACAGGCTATTACGATCTGAAAATTGCCAATGATAATTTGCAGACAATGTATGAAGAGCGCTTAATCCCGGTAAAGATCGCCTACGATACCCGTTCCGATATCCGGGCTATGAACGGCTTCCTTTTGGAATCAATGCTGACCGCTGATCGGGGCAAAAATCAAACCCTTCTGGACTCTATTCAGGAAAAAGGGCAGGGAATTGAAGATAAGCTCAGCCAACTGGAGGACCTGAGCCTGGATCCGCAAAGCCAAGAGTTGTTTCTGAAGATTAAAGCCTCCCATAAACAATACGACCAAACCAAAAATCAGATCGTTGCCTTTGCCAGGGCAAATCTCAATGACAAGGCCTATAACCTCTATGAAACCTCCGGTGGTCATCTGTCAGACCAATTAGTGGAAGATATGCGGGCTCTGGGAGAATACTACGCCGGCCTTTCCCTCCAGGCCAGTCTGGACTATGAAGCAAGCTTTAAACATACTTTGTGGTTTATGGGAGCCATTGTTGCCGCCGCCCTCTTCTTGCTGGCAGGAAGCGGCTATATCATCGCTTCTTCCATAACCAAACCCCTGGGGACAATGGTCGAAGTCTGCAATGATTTTGCTGCCGGAGATTTCCGGGATAAACAGCGGAGAAGCGGTGCCGGTAGAGAGGATGAGATTGGCCTGTTGTACCAGGCCTTAGCCGCCATGCAGAATAATCTCCGTCCTTTGATCAAAGGAATCTCCACCTCCGCGGAACAGGTAGCGGCCTCCAGCCAGGAGCTTACGGCCAGTTCGGAGCAATCCGCCCAGGCGGCAGGGCAAGTGGCCGCCTCCATTTCCCAGATCGCCTTAGGAGCCGAACAGCAATTGGCAGCTGCCAATGAAACGGCTGCCGTCGTCGGGCAAATGACCCTGAACATGCAGGAAATCGCCGCCAAAGCCAATCAGGTGACCTCCCAGTCCAGCCATGCCAATGACCAGGCCAATCAAGGCATCACCACTGTGGAAAAGGCGGTAGCCCAGATGACTCAAATCGAGGGCACAGTCAATTCCTCTGCCGATGTGGTCGCCAAGCTGGGCAGACGGTCTCAGGAAATCGGGGAGATTGTGGACACCATTTCCGGAATTGCGGCCCAGACCAATCTTCTGGCCCTCAACGCCGCTATCGAAGCGGCCCGGGCCGGAGAGCAAGGCCGGGGCTTTGCCGTAGTGGCCGATGAAGTTCGCAAGCTTGCCGAGCAGTCCCAAGAAGCGGCCCGGCAAATCGCCCTCCTGATCAGCGAGATTCAAGCCGATACTGAACAAGCCGTTGCGGCCATGAATCACGGAACCCGGGAAGTCAAAGCAGGGACGGAGGCGGTGGATGCCGCAGGCCAGTCCTTCCGGGAGATCGCCCACCTGGTAACCCAGGTCTCAGGCCAATTGCAGGAGATCGCCACAGGTCTTCAGGCCATGGATTCCGACGGCCGGCAAATCTTCAGCTCTGTGCAAAGCATCGACCAAATCAGCAATACTACGGCATCCGAAACTCAGACCGTCTCCGCTGCCACTGAGGAACAACTGGCCTCCATGGAGGAGATCGCCTCTTCCAGCCAATCCTTATCCGAACTCGCTCAAAATCTGCAAAATGAGATCGCCAGATTTAAATACTAGACTTTTAAAACTTGGCTGCAGCTCATGATTAACTTGCACCCTTATACAGCAAAAGACAGATGCCACACCGCAAAATGTGGTATCTGTCTTTCTAACTTCCTGCCCCAAATATACGTCCAAAACAGTGAAATCAAGTCAGGCTTTCGCTTCTTTTTTCCTTCCAGGCATGGTCATAGCTAAGATCATGGACAGCAGGGTAATGATAATAAACGCGGTAAACAGGACATGCATGGAACTGTTTAAGGAGAGGGTTATTTGCTCCGCCGCAAGGGCGGTATGGGATAGGTCAGGCTGATAAAGGTTGCCCGGATTGATCCCTTCTATGCCTTGCTGGGTAAAATATTTAGTAATATACAGGTTAAAAATAGTCCCGAACACACTGATGCCGATGGTCTGGCCCAGAGTTCTGAGCAAGGAATTGGTTCCGACCGCGGCTCCTCTTTGGCTGTACTCTGCCGAATCCTGAACGATGATGGTTAAGGCCGCACTGGCTCCGCCGAAGCCGATCCCCATAATAAAGCCATAGGCGAGAATGATGGGCAGGGGAGTATTTATTCCCAGCGTGAACAGCAGCAGGGTACTGAGCAGCAGCACCGCATTGGAGGCCAGAATAACATTCTTCCCTCCATACCGGACCAACAGCTTGCCCAGGATAAAGGAGACGATCAACCAGGACACCGACATGGGCAGCATGGCTAAACCGGCGGCTGTGGGACGGTATCCCAAAATATTCTGCAAGTAAATGGGCAGATAAACATTGACGCCCATGAGCACGGCATAGATCAGGAAGGAAATCAGATTGACCAGGATCGTCGTTCTGGTAAAGATCGCAAAAGGAATGATGGGTTCCGCCGCTTTTTTCTCGATTTTATAAAATGCATAAAGCAGAAAGAACGTCAACAGGAGCAGCCCGGCCACCCATAAAGAGGGATAGGGTGAAGCGCTCCGATCGAATAAAAAGATGCTTAAGAAGACCACGATGGCTAAGGATAGGGTAAGCGTCCCGGCATAATCGATGCTGGGGTTCTTCTTGGCAAAGGTTTCCTTCAAGGAGCTTTGCAGCAGAATGACTGACAGCAGCCCAAAGGGAATATTGATAAAAAAGATCCAGTGCCAGGAAAGCACATCGATTAAAAATCCGCCGAAAAACGGACCGACAAGACTGGCGATTCCCCATACCGTGCTTAAGGCCCCCTGTATCTTTGCTCTTTCCGCCAGTGAAAAAACATCGCCGATGATGGTAAAGGAAACCGTAAATATAGCGCCCGCTCCCAGCCCCTGAATGGCACGAAAGACAATCAGCATAACCATACTCTGGGCTAATCCGCATAAAAAGCTGCCCGCCAAAAATATGATAATGCCGACGGAGAGGATGTTTTTCCTGCCGTACAAATCGGCAAGTTTGCCATAAGCCGGTGTCGATAAGGCCGACGTTAATAAATACACCGAAAAAACCAGGCTGATGAATTCAAATCCCTGCAAATCCTTGGCGATAGTGGGCGTAGCCATCGTAACAATCGTTCCCTCAACCGCCGCTAAAAACATAGACAGCATAAGGGATATAATCAAAGGTGTTTTTTTTATACTCATAATCTTGTGTTCCTATCTTTTTATCATGTCTCAGTGGCCGGAACCACCATGGGGATTAAGGCCGTTCTCATTATATGAGCGGTTCACACCCCTGTCAAGGAATAACTTGTCGAGGCCCTTAAAAACAAATAAGGTGTCCTGAGCAGTCTGTCCCAGATTGAATGCATGTTCAATCTGGGCAGACAAGTCCTGACTCCCTATAGATAAGCTATTTAGTACTCTGTAACACCTAATTCTTCACATTTCCGGGCAATGCAAGTTTTAAGTGTTACAGAGTACTCGTTTTAACCCGCAGATATCACAGGATTTTGTCAATCAATCCATAGTCCTGGGCCTGCCCAGCCGTCATATAATAATCTCTCTCCATATCCTTTTGGATTTTTTCCAGAGGCTGGCCTGTAAGCCTGCTATAGGTCTCATTCAGCTTCTCCTTGGTTTTGATCAGCCAGTCACTATGGATTTTTATATCGGTGGTCTGTCCCTGGAGCCCGCCGGATAGTGACGGCTGATGAATCAGCACTTCACTGTTTGCCAAGGCAAAGCGTTTGCCTTTCGCCCCTGCTGCCAGCAGCAAGGAGGCGGCACTCCCCGATTGGCCTATGCTGATGGTGGAAACATCGCATTTGATATAGTTCATCGTATCCATAATGGCCAATCCGTCCGTTACGGAACCACCGGGGCTGTTAATGTAGAAATGGATATCCTTATCACAGTCGGCAGATTCCAGAAAAAGCATTTGGGCGATAATCAAGCTTGCTGATTCATTGGTTACCATGCCATTAAGCATGACGACGCGGTCATTCAGCAGTCTGGAAAAAATATCACAAGAGCGTTCCCCGCGGGATGTTTGTTCGATTACCATAGGTACAAGATGGTTCATATTAACCTCCATAGACTGTTTACGCAGCCCTATTCATAATTGTATTGCCAGAGCCGAATTGGATAACCTTATTGATTTTTCTTCCTCCGTACATTTTCCGGTATTTCCCGGGTGCCAGTCCATAGATCCTCATAAAGGCTCGCGTAAAGGATTCCTGAGAAGCATACTGATATTTCAGGGCGATATCAATGATGGGCTGCTCTGTCCCAACAAGCTCCTCGGCAGCCTTCTCCATCCGCCTCCTGGTTATATATCTGGTGACGGATTCGCCTGTTACTTTGTGAAAAAGCCTGTGATAGTAGTATTTCGACAGGTAGGCTTTCCGGGCAAGATCCTCAAGGTCAATCCTGTCATCCAGATTTTCTTCAATATAGTCAAGGGAATCATACACTTTGGAGCGATAATCCATATGCTTTCTCCTTTCCCAAGAATCTGTCATCATTATATACTCTAACGGCAATTCGTTCTTGATAATTTTTGCTTAAGTAAAGAGCGTACCGCCAATGTTCAAACCAGGCTGAACATTGGGCGATACGCTCTTCTTTTCCAGGCAAGCCCGATAACGTCTAAGGGTGGGGTCTCCAAGCAGGGAGGGCACGTCAGGATATGTGTCCTAACGATCCACTCCGCCGCTGACAATAC is a genomic window containing:
- a CDS encoding helix-turn-helix transcriptional regulator — its product is MDYRSKVYDSLDYIEENLDDRIDLEDLARKAYLSKYYYHRLFHKVTGESVTRYITRRRMEKAAEELVGTEQPIIDIALKYQYASQESFTRAFMRIYGLAPGKYRKMYGGRKINKVIQFGSGNTIMNRAA